A window of Thermoanaerobaculia bacterium contains these coding sequences:
- a CDS encoding bifunctional YncE family protein/alkaline phosphatase family protein, whose amino-acid sequence LAAVRSGAETPGPRPGGAVLLHDGWTIRPAGRAIDVGNFPMAVVALPGRRAAVLLCGYGEEGVDVVDLSTGARQRLTMPKAWLGLAASGGGKTIYASGGADGIVRVFEQRESGWVEGEPFRLPASGMVAGLALDEAHGRLYVAEHDAGRLARFDVTTRKLDREYPAGGSPYEVRLDASGGRAFVSNWADGTVSAIPVDGDGSPATWSAGSHPTALLLDPAGERLLVACSADDRVTALDTRTGRVQWNASVTLRPNGLEGTTPTALARAPDGRILVANSDNNDLAVIDVRGERPRVEGFLPTGRYPTAIAVDGDSILVADGKGSVTRAAPDGPQPTDRIPGSRTPRYVLVRQTGDLREIPLSSLERLPDHTKSVLAGIPAAPEEELHPRFRKIRHVIYVIRENRTYDQVLGDDRRGNGDPALVLFGERVTPNAHTIARTFTLLDDFFCNAEVSADGHSWSSAAFANDYVQKTYPQEYSRRGWKYDYDGENPLARPRGGYLWEAAARAGVPFRSYGWFLDLGAKPLAAAPESGLGGHFDPAYRGWDLSYGDLDRMDEWLREFREFEKTGALPGLEIVYLPNDHTSGSAPGAKAPTSMAAENDLALGRMIDAVTHSRYFSDTAVFVLEDDAQNGPDHVDCHRSPVFVVSPYTPRGKVDSRQYSTASVLATIETILRLPPMSQYDEAAPRMAFEFSGAYDPTPFAAVPATVPLDETNPAGKDAPNAALLDFRRPDAVPDAVMNDDLYRAVTGRPSPGITVRFGSAALREDDDGD is encoded by the coding sequence GCTGGCGGCCGTCCGGTCGGGTGCCGAAACGCCGGGCCCGCGCCCCGGAGGCGCCGTGCTCCTTCACGACGGCTGGACGATCCGCCCGGCCGGTCGCGCGATCGACGTCGGAAACTTTCCGATGGCCGTCGTTGCCCTGCCCGGCCGGCGCGCGGCGGTGCTGCTCTGCGGCTACGGGGAGGAAGGCGTCGACGTCGTCGATCTCTCGACCGGCGCGCGGCAGCGGCTGACGATGCCGAAAGCGTGGCTCGGGCTCGCGGCTTCGGGCGGCGGAAAGACCATCTACGCCTCGGGCGGCGCGGACGGGATCGTCCGCGTCTTCGAACAGCGTGAGAGCGGCTGGGTCGAAGGCGAGCCGTTCCGGCTCCCGGCTTCGGGAATGGTGGCGGGACTGGCGCTCGACGAGGCGCACGGCCGACTCTACGTCGCCGAACACGACGCCGGCCGACTCGCCCGCTTCGACGTGACGACCCGGAAGCTCGACCGCGAGTATCCCGCCGGCGGCTCTCCGTACGAGGTGCGTCTCGACGCCTCCGGCGGACGAGCGTTCGTCTCGAACTGGGCGGACGGAACCGTCTCGGCGATCCCCGTCGACGGCGACGGATCTCCGGCGACGTGGAGCGCAGGCTCGCATCCCACGGCCCTGCTCCTCGATCCCGCGGGAGAGCGCCTGCTCGTCGCGTGCTCCGCCGACGACCGGGTGACCGCGCTCGACACCCGCACCGGCCGCGTGCAGTGGAACGCTTCCGTGACGTTGCGCCCGAACGGTCTCGAAGGAACGACGCCGACGGCGCTCGCCCGCGCTCCGGACGGCCGCATCCTCGTCGCGAATTCCGACAACAACGATCTCGCCGTGATCGACGTCCGCGGAGAGCGCCCGCGGGTCGAGGGTTTCCTGCCCACCGGCCGCTATCCGACGGCGATCGCGGTCGACGGCGACTCCATCCTCGTCGCCGACGGCAAGGGTTCCGTCACGCGAGCGGCACCCGACGGACCGCAGCCGACCGACCGGATTCCCGGATCCCGGACCCCCCGCTACGTCCTCGTCCGCCAGACGGGCGATCTGCGGGAGATTCCCCTCTCGAGCCTCGAACGCCTCCCCGACCACACGAAGTCGGTGCTCGCGGGCATCCCCGCGGCTCCCGAGGAGGAGCTCCATCCCCGATTCCGAAAGATCCGTCACGTGATCTACGTGATCCGGGAGAATCGCACGTACGACCAGGTCCTGGGCGACGACCGCCGCGGAAACGGCGACCCGGCCCTCGTCCTCTTCGGCGAACGCGTCACGCCCAACGCGCACACGATCGCCCGGACGTTCACGCTCCTCGACGATTTCTTCTGCAACGCCGAGGTGTCGGCGGACGGCCACAGCTGGTCGTCGGCGGCGTTCGCCAACGACTACGTCCAGAAGACCTATCCGCAGGAGTACAGCCGCCGGGGATGGAAATACGACTACGACGGGGAAAATCCGCTCGCCCGTCCGCGGGGAGGCTACCTCTGGGAGGCCGCCGCCCGGGCCGGGGTCCCCTTCCGCTCGTACGGCTGGTTCCTCGACCTCGGGGCGAAACCCCTGGCGGCCGCGCCCGAGTCCGGCCTCGGCGGGCACTTCGATCCCGCGTACCGCGGCTGGGACCTGTCGTACGGCGATCTCGACCGGATGGACGAATGGCTGCGCGAGTTCCGGGAGTTCGAGAAGACGGGCGCGCTTCCGGGCCTCGAGATCGTGTACCTCCCGAACGACCACACGTCCGGAAGCGCGCCCGGGGCGAAGGCGCCGACGTCGATGGCGGCCGAGAACGATCTCGCCCTGGGCCGGATGATCGACGCCGTGACGCACAGCCGCTATTTCTCCGATACGGCCGTTTTCGTCCTCGAGGACGACGCCCAGAACGGCCCCGACCACGTCGATTGCCACCGCTCCCCCGTCTTCGTCGTCTCGCCCTACACGCCCCGCGGAAAGGTGGACTCCCGGCAGTATTCGACCGCTTCGGTGCTCGCCACGATCGAGACGATCCTCAGGCTCCCGCCGATGTCCCAGTACGACGAGGCCGCGCCGCGCATGGCGTTCGAATTCTCCGGCGCATACGATCCGACCCCGTTCGCCGCCGTCCCGGCGACGGTTCCCCTCGACGAAACCAATCCCGCCGGAAAGGACGCCCCGAACGCGGCACTCCTCGATTTCCGCCGGCCCGACGCCGTGCCGGATGCCGTGATGAACGACGACCTCTATCGCGCGGTCACGGGCCGGCCGAGTCCGGGCATCACCGTGCGGTTCGGGTCGGCGGCCCTGCGGGAGGACGACGACGGCGACTGA
- a CDS encoding LemA family protein — MFTCGAVLLGIVVLLLFWVVARYNGLVTLRNQVANAWKQIDVQLKRRYDLIPNLVSAVKGEMKFEQDTLEKVIQARNQAVATAQNPGAGIAAQAQSENALTATLSRFIGLVENYPNLKSNEQVRALMEELTSTENKIGFARQFYNDLATSYNIAQQVFPASFIASTFHFTPVELFQIPEGEATQREVPKVDLNLGT; from the coding sequence ATGTTCACCTGCGGCGCCGTTCTTCTGGGAATCGTCGTCCTCCTCCTCTTCTGGGTCGTCGCCCGGTACAACGGACTCGTCACGCTTCGCAACCAGGTCGCCAACGCCTGGAAGCAGATCGACGTCCAGCTCAAGCGCCGCTACGACCTCATCCCGAACCTCGTCTCGGCGGTGAAGGGAGAGATGAAGTTCGAACAGGACACCCTCGAGAAGGTCATCCAGGCGAGGAACCAGGCGGTGGCGACCGCGCAGAATCCCGGCGCGGGAATCGCCGCGCAGGCGCAGTCGGAGAACGCCCTGACGGCCACGCTTTCCCGTTTCATCGGCCTCGTCGAGAACTACCCGAACCTGAAGTCCAACGAGCAGGTCCGCGCGCTGATGGAAGAGCTGACCTCCACCGAGAACAAGATCGGGTTCGCTCGCCAGTTCTACAACGACCTCGCGACGAGCTACAACATCGCCCAGCAGGTTTTCCCCGCGAGCTTCATCGCGTCCACGTTCCACTTCACCCCGGTCGAGCTCTTCCAGATTCCCGAGGGGGAAGCGACGCAGCGCGAGGTGCCGAAGGTCGACCTGAACCTGGGGACGTAG